Proteins encoded within one genomic window of Oscillatoria salina IIICB1:
- the ndhO gene encoding NAD(P)H-quinone oxidoreductase subunit O, whose amino-acid sequence MAGKIKNKALVRVVQEKLDNSVEATASDRRFPPYIFETKGEVVDMNDDYAQVKFYVPTPPIWFHVDQLELAD is encoded by the coding sequence ATGGCAGGCAAAATCAAAAACAAAGCATTAGTTAGAGTCGTGCAAGAAAAACTAGACAATAGCGTCGAAGCAACAGCTAGCGATCGCCGCTTTCCACCTTATATATTTGAAACTAAAGGCGAAGTTGTAGACATGAACGACGACTATGCCCAAGTGAAATTTTACGTCCCTACACCGCCAATCTGGTTTCACGTCGATCAACTCGAACTAGCCGACTAA
- a CDS encoding DNA-formamidopyrimidine glycosylase: MPELPEVETVCRGLNKLTLNQEIRGGEVLLQRTLAYPLSASEFWRGVKGKQIDRWQRRGKYLLANLSSPEGEFAGVLGVHLRMSGQLLWVERKSTLPKHTRVRLFFEENQELRFVDTRTFGKFWYVPPDLPPEKIITGLLKLGAEPFSSEFSPEYLAQKLHKSRRNIKTLLLDQAIAAGIGNIYADEALFLSGIHPQTLGCNLTHLQIERLHQAIIKVLQTGIDKGGTTFSSFLNLMGVNGNYLGVAWVYGRTGEPCRNCGTAIAKVKLAGRSSHFCPECQLVTGDW, translated from the coding sequence TTGCCTGAACTTCCAGAGGTAGAAACAGTTTGTCGGGGTCTAAATAAATTGACCCTGAATCAGGAAATTAGGGGTGGGGAAGTGTTGCTTCAACGCACGCTTGCTTACCCTCTTTCTGCGAGCGAATTTTGGCGGGGAGTTAAAGGTAAGCAAATCGATCGCTGGCAACGACGGGGTAAGTACCTTTTGGCAAATTTGTCAAGCCCTGAAGGAGAATTTGCAGGAGTTTTGGGCGTTCATTTACGGATGAGCGGTCAGTTATTATGGGTAGAGCGCAAATCGACGTTGCCAAAGCATACGCGAGTAAGATTGTTTTTTGAGGAAAACCAAGAATTACGTTTTGTCGATACCCGCACTTTTGGTAAATTTTGGTATGTTCCGCCCGATCTACCACCAGAAAAAATTATTACAGGTTTACTGAAACTTGGAGCGGAACCTTTTTCCTCTGAGTTTTCACCAGAATACTTAGCACAAAAGTTGCACAAATCGCGACGCAATATCAAAACTTTACTTTTAGATCAAGCGATCGCCGCAGGTATTGGTAATATTTACGCTGATGAAGCTTTATTTTTGAGTGGGATACATCCACAAACCCTGGGTTGTAATTTGACTCATTTACAAATTGAACGCTTACATCAAGCAATAATTAAAGTTTTGCAAACAGGTATTGACAAAGGCGGCACAACCTTTAGTAGTTTTCTGAATTTGATGGGAGTCAACGGAAACTATCTGGGCGTAGCCTGGGTTTATGGACGCACAGGCGAACCTTGTCGCAATTGCGGTACAGCGATCGCCAAGGTAAAATTAGCAGGGCGATCGTCTCACTTTTGTCCAGAATGTCAATTGGTGACTGGTGACTGGTGA